In one Arachis duranensis cultivar V14167 chromosome 9, aradu.V14167.gnm2.J7QH, whole genome shotgun sequence genomic region, the following are encoded:
- the LOC107467424 gene encoding glycine-rich RNA-binding protein RZ1B isoform X2 produces MMERDTGRPRGFGFITFGDRRGMEDAIKEMHGREIGDRIISVNKAQPKMGGDDVDQGYRSGYSSGGRGSYGVGDRVGQDDCFKCGRPGHWARDCPLAGGGRGRGGSSFPSRPRFGGAGGDRLSGERDRYLDDRYDGGRYGDRDRFDSRDYKYGSRDRYTSDRYPTSGDRFASDRYGGSSDYAQNGYGKERGYDRYGGPRGVGDRYGSGIAARDEGRNYRGRPGPYDRPSRGARPSSFDRY; encoded by the exons ATGATGGAAAGAGATACAGGCCGTCCACGTGGATTTGGGTTCATTACATTTGGAGACCGTAGGGGAATGGAGGATGCAATCAAGGAAATGCACGGACGAGAAATTGGTGACCGCATCATCTCAGTAAACAAGGCCCAGCCCAAGATGGGAGGTGATGACGTAGACCAAGGTTACAGAAGTGGCTACTCATCAGGAGGTAGAGGAAGCTATGGAGTTGGGGACAGGGTTGGACAAGATGATTGCTTCAAATGTGGGCGTCCAGGGCACTGGGCCCGAGATTGTCCTTTGGCAGGAGGTGGCCGCGGCCGGGGTGGTAGTTCATTTCCCTCACGCCCTAGGTTTGGAGGTGCTGGTGGTGATCGCCTTAGCGGTGAACGTGATCGATACCTTGATGATCGCTATGATGGTGGACGTTATGGGGATAGGGATCGCTTTGATTCCCGAGATTACAAATATGGAAGTCGTGATCGTTATACTAGTGACAG GTATCCAACTAGTGGAGATCGATTTGCAAGTGATCGATATGGAGGAAGCTCAGATTACGCGCAAAATGGTTATGGCAAAGAAAGAGGTTATGACCGGTATGGTGGTCCACGAGGTGTTGGTGACAGGTATGGAAGTGGAATAGCAGCTCGTGACGAAGGAAGGAATTATAGGGGCAGGCCTGGTCCGTATGATCGACCAAGCAGGGGTGCTCGCCCGTCGTCATTTGACCGCTACTGA
- the LOC107467424 gene encoding glycine-rich RNA-binding protein RZ1B isoform X1, giving the protein MAGKEENRIFVGGLSWDVTERQLEHAFGRYGKILECQIMMERDTGRPRGFGFITFGDRRGMEDAIKEMHGREIGDRIISVNKAQPKMGGDDVDQGYRSGYSSGGRGSYGVGDRVGQDDCFKCGRPGHWARDCPLAGGGRGRGGSSFPSRPRFGGAGGDRLSGERDRYLDDRYDGGRYGDRDRFDSRDYKYGSRDRYTSDRYPTSGDRFASDRYGGSSDYAQNGYGKERGYDRYGGPRGVGDRYGSGIAARDEGRNYRGRPGPYDRPSRGARPSSFDRY; this is encoded by the exons ATGGCGGGCAAAGAAGAGAATCGAATATTCGTCGGAGGATTGTCATGGGACGTAACGGAGCGTCAGCTCGAGCATGCCTTTGGCCGTTACGGCAAAATTCTCGAATGCCAG ATTATGATGGAAAGAGATACAGGCCGTCCACGTGGATTTGGGTTCATTACATTTGGAGACCGTAGGGGAATGGAGGATGCAATCAAGGAAATGCACGGACGAGAAATTGGTGACCGCATCATCTCAGTAAACAAGGCCCAGCCCAAGATGGGAGGTGATGACGTAGACCAAGGTTACAGAAGTGGCTACTCATCAGGAGGTAGAGGAAGCTATGGAGTTGGGGACAGGGTTGGACAAGATGATTGCTTCAAATGTGGGCGTCCAGGGCACTGGGCCCGAGATTGTCCTTTGGCAGGAGGTGGCCGCGGCCGGGGTGGTAGTTCATTTCCCTCACGCCCTAGGTTTGGAGGTGCTGGTGGTGATCGCCTTAGCGGTGAACGTGATCGATACCTTGATGATCGCTATGATGGTGGACGTTATGGGGATAGGGATCGCTTTGATTCCCGAGATTACAAATATGGAAGTCGTGATCGTTATACTAGTGACAG GTATCCAACTAGTGGAGATCGATTTGCAAGTGATCGATATGGAGGAAGCTCAGATTACGCGCAAAATGGTTATGGCAAAGAAAGAGGTTATGACCGGTATGGTGGTCCACGAGGTGTTGGTGACAGGTATGGAAGTGGAATAGCAGCTCGTGACGAAGGAAGGAATTATAGGGGCAGGCCTGGTCCGTATGATCGACCAAGCAGGGGTGCTCGCCCGTCGTCATTTGACCGCTACTGA